A region of Streptomyces sp. NBC_01267 DNA encodes the following proteins:
- a CDS encoding TIGR03936 family radical SAM-associated protein, whose product MQRIRLRYTKRGRLRFTSHRDFQRAFERALRRAEVPMAYSAGFTPHPKVSYANAAPTGTGSEAEFLEIALTEARDPEKLRQLLDESLPDGLDITDAVEARTSGLADRLTASVWELRLDGVEFEEAERAVAAFVAAGTVEVQRRTKNGVRTFDARSAVAELVAVRPEPGARADATGADGTDLVNRPGGERCAILRLVVRHVTPAVRPDDVLSGLHAVADLAPPVPAAVTRLAQGLFDEESGTVTDPLSPDREAAPAAPPTAAGTASHRLSAGGTPATA is encoded by the coding sequence GTGCAGCGCATCCGACTGCGCTACACCAAGCGCGGCCGCCTCCGGTTCACCAGCCACCGTGACTTCCAGCGCGCCTTCGAGCGGGCACTGCGCAGAGCCGAGGTGCCCATGGCGTACTCGGCGGGCTTCACCCCGCACCCGAAGGTCTCGTACGCCAATGCCGCACCCACCGGCACCGGCAGCGAGGCCGAATTCCTGGAGATCGCGCTCACCGAGGCGCGCGACCCGGAGAAGCTGCGGCAGCTCCTGGACGAATCACTCCCCGACGGGCTCGACATCACCGACGCGGTCGAGGCGCGCACCTCGGGTCTCGCCGATCGGCTGACCGCGTCCGTATGGGAACTGCGCCTGGACGGCGTCGAGTTCGAGGAAGCGGAGCGGGCCGTCGCGGCCTTCGTCGCGGCCGGGACCGTCGAGGTCCAGCGCCGTACGAAGAACGGTGTGCGGACCTTCGACGCCCGCAGCGCCGTGGCCGAGCTGGTGGCCGTCCGCCCCGAGCCCGGTGCGCGCGCCGACGCCACCGGAGCGGACGGCACGGACCTCGTCAATAGGCCGGGGGGTGAGCGCTGTGCGATACTGCGGCTGGTTGTTCGGCACGTGACGCCTGCTGTGCGACCCGACGACGTCCTGTCCGGTCTCCACGCTGTGGCCGACCTCGCGCCGCCGGTCCCCGCAGCGGTGACCAGGCTGGCGCAGGGGCTCTTCGACGAGGAGTCCGGCACGGTGACCGACCCGCTCTCGCCCGACCGCGAGGCAGCCCCGGCCGCTCCACCCACGGCCGCCGGGACGGCCTCCCACCGGCTTTCCGCCGGGGGGACACCCGCGACGGCGTAG